One Dermacentor andersoni chromosome 6, qqDerAnde1_hic_scaffold, whole genome shotgun sequence genomic window carries:
- the LOC126522650 gene encoding uncharacterized protein, with product MRTSVATFALLLLLGATAWAEDEKDKEGLGYVMAFPMEEPKPSGGRVETVVVESSKAEDLRQVLGAYKAATRMRQRQQQPPQPLPPPMQRMPPPDQKPPLLLLVVHAPRPPVPAPFRAGPPMSGPPPGFLQGPPAGPHPGMSPYGMVPAPPVAPAQVQMPAPPSSHPPRTHAPLVAANRANGPPRDNGQGLHFAIVQEPYIVNSVMPAPSMNRGDFGPMMRPAFLPGPALFSGPPSPPPPHHPMMHGSHSMMPPPHMMHPDSPIMMRGPPMSHGPQMMHSPSMMVPFHAFMPAPPMMHGPPFMMHGPQMMPGAPMMHGPHMMPSPAAMMYGHMARPRVGPVVVVPVAVLFAERPEPQRESPREKPAQPPQPTPPTPPPAATRRITTMERLGVNYAPDEEDDDDLSPMATIRAANTVLRMLMSS from the exons GGCTACGTGATGGCCTTCCCCATGGAAGAGCCCAAGCCGTCCGGCGGCCGCGTCGAAACCGTGGTCGTCGAGTCGTCCAAGGCCGAGGACCTGCGCCAGGTGCTGGGTGCCTACAAAGCGGCCACCAGAATGAGGCAGCGCCAGCAGCAGCCTCCGCAGCCTCTGCCGCCTCCGATGCAGCGCATGCCACCACCCGACCAGAAGCCCCCGCTGCTGCTTCTGGTGGTGCATGCCCCGAGACCCCCCGTGCCTGCGCCGTTCCGCGCGGGCCCTCCCATGTCCGGCCCACCGCCCGGCTTCCTGCAGGGGCCACCCGCCGGTCCTCACCCCGGCATGAGCCCCTACGGCATGGTTCCCGCCCCACCAGTCGCCCCCGCTCAGGTCCAGATGCCCGCTCCGCCATCGTCACACCCTCCCCGAACCCACGCTCCACTTGTCGCTGCCAACCGCGCCAACGGCCCGCCGCGCGACAACGGGCAGGGCCTGCACTTCGCCATCGTGCAGGAGCCGTACATCGTCAACAGTGTGATGCCCGCGCCTTCCATGAACCGAGGGGATTTTGGACCCATGATGCGGCCCGCGTTCCTGCCCGGTCCCGCTCTGTTCTCCGGACCTCCTTCCCCTCCGCCTCCCCATCATCCGATGATGCACGGTAGCCACTCCATGATGCCCCCACCCCATATGATGCACCCCGACTCTCCGATCATGATGCGCGGTCCACCGATGTCGCACGGCCCCCAGATGATGCACAGTCCTTCCATGATGGTGCCATTCCACGCATTCATGCCCGCTCCACCGATGATGCACGGTCCTCCGTTTATGATGCACGGTCCCCAGATGATGCCCGGCGCTCCGATGATGCACGGTCCTCACATGATGCCGTCTCCCGCCGCGATGATGTACGGTCATATGGCCAGGCCGCGGGTTGGACCGGTGGTCGTGGTGCCGGTCGCGGTACTGTTCGCCGAGCGACCCGAACCGCAGCGTGAGAGTCCGCGCGAGAAACCCGCTCAACCTCCTCAGCCGACTCCTCCGACGCCACCACCTGCA GCAACCCGGCGAATTACGACTATGGAGCGCCTCGGCGTCAACTACGCGccggacgaagaagacgacgacgacctgAGCCCGATGGCGACCATTCGGGCAGCCAACACCGTTTTGCGCATGCTCATGAGCAGCTAG